A region of Caldicoprobacter guelmensis DNA encodes the following proteins:
- the hydG gene encoding [FeFe] hydrogenase H-cluster radical SAM maturase HydG: MMSLKADFIKDEVIFEALEKGKNKTVGEVEAIIEKGRQAKGLTLEETAALLQADDPELNEKLFKAAREVKDAIYGTRIVMFAPLYVSNYCVNQCRYCGYKCTNKINRKKLTDEEIRREVEIIESLGHKRIALEAGEDDKNCPIEYITHVMDVIYSTKIKNGSIRRINVNIAATSVENYKKLKDAGVGTYVLFQETYHRESYSKYHPAGPKSDYDYHTTAMDRAMEGGIDDVGLGVLFGLYDYRYEVLGLLLHAQHLEEKYGVGPHTISVPRLRPAVGVSLEEFPYLVSDHDFKRIVAILRLAVPYTGIILSTREAPGFREEVINLGVSQISAGSCTDVGGYVLHDQGNNQPQFELADHRSPLEVLKTLCRQGYLPSYCTACYRAGRTGERFMEFAKSGQIHNLCYPNAILTFKEYLEDYADDELKVLGNQVIEKNLANIPNPVMREKTIERLKRIENGERDLFF, from the coding sequence GTGATGAGCTTAAAAGCAGATTTTATAAAGGATGAAGTTATCTTTGAAGCTCTTGAAAAAGGGAAAAATAAGACGGTTGGCGAGGTTGAGGCTATCATTGAAAAAGGTAGGCAGGCTAAGGGGCTAACTCTAGAAGAGACGGCTGCCCTTTTGCAGGCCGATGACCCGGAATTAAACGAAAAGCTTTTTAAGGCTGCCCGAGAGGTAAAGGATGCCATATACGGGACTCGCATAGTGATGTTTGCGCCGCTTTATGTGTCGAATTACTGTGTAAACCAGTGCAGGTATTGCGGTTATAAGTGTACAAACAAAATTAACAGGAAGAAGCTCACCGACGAAGAGATCCGCAGGGAGGTTGAAATAATCGAGAGCCTGGGCCACAAGAGAATTGCGCTGGAAGCAGGAGAGGATGATAAAAACTGCCCCATCGAATATATAACCCATGTTATGGATGTGATATACAGCACTAAGATAAAAAATGGGAGTATAAGGCGGATCAACGTAAATATAGCTGCGACCAGCGTGGAAAACTACAAAAAGCTTAAAGATGCAGGGGTTGGGACATATGTTCTATTTCAGGAGACTTATCACCGTGAGAGCTACAGCAAATATCATCCCGCAGGGCCAAAGAGCGATTACGACTACCACACCACTGCTATGGACAGAGCCATGGAAGGTGGCATAGATGATGTTGGATTGGGAGTGTTATTCGGACTTTACGATTACCGATACGAGGTGTTGGGGCTTTTGCTCCATGCTCAGCATCTGGAGGAAAAATACGGGGTGGGGCCACACACCATTTCGGTGCCCAGGCTGAGGCCGGCTGTAGGCGTTTCGCTTGAGGAATTTCCTTATCTGGTGTCGGACCACGACTTTAAGCGGATAGTGGCCATACTCAGGTTGGCTGTGCCATATACGGGTATCATCTTGTCTACGCGTGAGGCGCCCGGATTTAGGGAAGAGGTCATCAACTTAGGCGTTTCGCAGATTAGCGCCGGCTCGTGCACCGATGTGGGGGGGTATGTGCTTCACGACCAAGGGAATAACCAGCCTCAGTTTGAGCTGGCCGACCATCGTTCACCCCTTGAGGTTTTAAAGACCCTGTGCAGGCAGGGATATTTACCAAGTTACTGCACTGCATGTTATCGGGCGGGCAGAACTGGAGAGAGGTTTATGGAATTTGCCAAAAGCGGGCAAATTCATAACCTGTGTTATCCTAATGCCATATTAACATTTAAAGAATATCTGGAAGACTACGCCGATGATGAATTGAAAGTGCTAGGCAACCAGGTAATAGAGAAAAATTTAGCAAACATCCCTAATCCTGTCATGCGTGAGAAGACAATAGAGAGACTGAAGAGGATTGAGAACGGCGAAAGGGATTTGTTCTTCTAA